ACTGAAATATACAACTCTACTGTTGTTGGCGATTATGTTTGGAAAATACAGGTTTTAGATAGTAATCCAAATATTATTTTTGGAGCTGTTGAATCTACAGCAGAAACGTTAGGTAAATTTATAAAATCTACAGATGCCGGAAGCTCTTGGTTTACAACGGACGGTCCTGAAACAAATCTTCAAGCAGTTGGTTTTATATCCGAAACGCATGGTTGGATCGGTGGACACACGACTGGTTTCCATGAAACTACTGATGGCGGAGTAACATGGACCAATTTAAACATTGGCTCTAATCTTAATCGAATTTTTGTTGTATCTCCAAATCTAGCTTATGCTTCTGGAAAAACTATATATAAGTATACAGACCAAACTTTAGGCACTAACACTATTTCGGAAACAGAAAAATCACCCTTACAAGTTACGCTACTAAAAAATCCTGTTAACGCTGATTTAAAATTTTCTATAGCTTTTAAAAGTGATGATAATCTATTAATCGAACTATATGATGGGTCGGGTCGTTTTATAAAACAACTCTCTAGAGAACAAATAAAAGCATCAGACGTCCTAAGACAATACACTTTTGATGTTAAAGAGTTAGCTTCTGGGATTTACTATTTAGATTTTCACAATAATAGCGGAAGACAATCTATAACATTCATTAAAAATTAATACATATTACTTAAACCTACATAAATAAAAACTGCTAATAGTAAAAATAAGACTAAACTCATAAAAACACCAAGAACCAATTGATTCTATTTCTTTTAAAAAGAAATAGAATCAATATAATATCAAAAAAAAACAGAAATTAAAAAAGGGACCACACTATTTAATGGCATTGCAAATAACAATCCAATACATAGACTACCTAAACCAATCAACACACCTAACAGAACATCTAAAGGTTTTTTCAAGATTAAATAGGACTATGGTATGTTTAAATATTTATGCGTCTGTAATGACACTTTCCATTTTGGATTAGCCATAACGTAATCTACAATCATAGGGATCATAGTGTCACGCTTGCTCCACTCTGGTTGTAAATATAAAATACAATCGCCGTTAACTTTAGCAGCTTGCTCTTCAGCAAACTTAAAATCGTCCTTATTATAAATAATACATTTTAGCTCGTGTGCTTTATCATAAACTCCCTGAGTCGGTAGTTTCATTTTTTTAGGAGATAAACAAATCCAATCCCATTGCCCGGTTAACTCGTAAGCACCAGAAGTTTCAATATGGATTTTACAACCTTCAGCTTTAAGCTTATCCGTTAATGCTGTCATATCCCAAGTTAATGGTTCCCCACCTGTTACAACTACAGTATCACTATACTTTTTAGCATTAGCAACTATAACATCTGTACTCGTTGGTGGATGTAAATTAGCATTCCAACTTTCTTTAACATCACACCAATGACATCCCACATCGCAACCACCAATTCTTATAAAATAAGCAGCAGTTCCTTTATGAAATCCTTCGCCTTGAATAGTATAAAACTCTTCCATTAAAGGCAGCATCAATCCTTTGTTAACTAAATCTTGTATCTCTTGTTTCATGGACTGCAAATATAATCTTATCTATTGGAAGTTTTAAGCATTTAAAGTTGAAAGTTTTCAATGATTTACGCTAAGATTAGTATTTTTACATCAAATATTTTTAAGAATGAGCAGACAAGACGAATTTTTCAAACACATCACAGAGGGAAACACTTGTAAAGGCGACTATATCACTTTGGGATCTGCTATGTTAGATGGCGAAACCGTTAAGGATGCTTTTGTAAATTTACCTTTAAAAACCATGAATAGACATGGTTTAATTGCAGGTGCTACTGGAACAGGAAAAACTAAAACACTTCAAGTTTTAGCAGAAAACCTAAGTGAAAAAGGAATTCCAGTTTTACTTATGGATATAAAAGGGGACTTAAGTGGTATTGCACAACCAAGTCCTGGTCATGAAAAAATTGACGAACGTCATGCTAAAATAGGATTACCTTTTGAAGCAAAAGGCTTTCCTGTCGAGATATTAAGTCTATCGGAACAAGACGGTGTTAGACTACGTGCTACGGTAAGTGAATTTGGACCTGTATTATTATCAAGAATTTTAGACCTTACAGATACACAATCTGGAGTAGTGTCTGTTATTTTTAAATATTGTGACGACAATAAATTACCGTTATTAGATTTAAAAGATTTCAAAAAAATATTACAATACTGCACTAACGAAGGTAAAGAAGAGTTTCAGGACGAATACGGACGTATCTCCTCCGCTTCTACCGGAGCAATCCTTAGAAAGGTTATCGAAATAGAACAACAAGGTGGCGATTTATTTTTTGGCGAAAAAAGTTTTGAAGTCGAAGATTTGTTAAGAACCACAAGGGATGGTCGTGGCTATATTAATATTATTAGATTAACAGACATCCAAGATAGACCAAAATTATTCTCGACTTTTATGCTAAGTTTATTAGCAGAATTATATGAAACTTTACCAGAACAAGGTGACTCTGGTAAGCCCGAATTAATTATGTTTATTGATGAAGCACATTTAATTTTTAACGAAGCCTCCAAAGCATTATTAAACCAAATAGAAAGCATTGTCAAACTAATCCGTAGTAAAGGGGTTGGCTTATACTTTGTCACACAAAACCCAACCGATGTCCCAGAAGGTGTATTAAGTCAGTTAGGTTTAAAAATCCAACATGCCTTACGTGCCTTTACTGCTAAAGATAGAAAAGCAATTAAATTAACAGCACAGAATTACCCTGACACAGCGTATTATGATACTGCAGAAATCCTAACGTCATTAGGTACGGGAGAAGCTTTAGTTTCTGCTTTAGACGAAAAAGGAAGACCTACACCGCTTGCATCAACTATGATGCGTGCGCCAATGAGTAGAATGGATATTTTAAGCGATAATGAGTTACAAGCCTTACTTGACGACTCTAAACTCGTTTTAAAATACAACGACACCATTGATCGTGAAAGTGCTTATGAGTTATTAAACAAAAAAATAGAAAAGGCTGAAGCTTTGCAAATTGAAGAAGACGCTAAGGCAGAAAAAGAGAAAGCAGAAAAGAAAACTAAAACAACCACGACTAGAAGACAAAGCACTGCTCAAAACCCAATAATTAAAGTCTTAACAAGTGCTACATTTATTAGAAGTGTTTTTGGGATTTTAAAACGTGTTCTGAAGTAATAAACTAGTACTCTAGTATCATAAAAGAATGTCGCTTAAGCGGAAATAAAAAAAACAATATAACAACAATGAAAAAAACAATAGTAGCGCTAAGTATTATCGCATTAGTATTTACATCTTGTAACAAAGGGGTAGATACCTTTTTGGTACAAAATCAAAACATAGGATTATTAACAGACTCTACACAAGTCAAAGAGTTGAAAACTATTTACGCAAACGACTCGATAATAAGTCCAATTGGAGGAGACGAGTTTTCGAGTACTTTAAACACTATTGAAATTTATGAAAAAGGTGGTAAACATTTATTAAGCTTAACCCCTAAGCAATTACTAGATTCTACAGCAACGATATCTAGTATTATAATAAAAGATGCCCGATTTAAAACTGACAAAGGAATTACGAGTGCTAGTACATTTGGTGATATTAAAGCAAAATATACCATTACTAAAATTCAGAATTCCTTTAAAAGTGCCTCTATTTTTGTAAAAGAAAGCGATGCCTTTTTCTTAATTGACAAAAAAGAATTGCCAGCAGAATTTAGATTTGATATTAAAAAAACAATAGAGTCTGCTAATATCCCAGACACTGCAAAGATTAAGTCTTTTATGTTGGGTTGGTAGTTCTAACTTTTATAGACGCAATATTATAGTATACTCCAAATTTAAAAATATGGAAAGCAAAAAAAAATACACCATACAAAATAGCCCTTTTGTTGTTCCAACAACGGATGGCAAATTAATAGAAGAACATGTTGGTTTGGCTACAGACGGGAATAAAGAGCTTAGCATTGCACATATGGTTGCCCCTGCTGGCTGGAGCGAACCGTTTCAAACACCAGAATTTGACGAATACACGTATATAATCAAAGGAAAAAAGCAATTTATTATTGAGGGGGAAGAAATAATATTGGAAGCAAGTCAATCTATTAAAATAGAAAAAAACACCCGCGTTCAATACTCTAATCCATTTACAATAGCTTGCGAATACATTGCCATTTGCACGCCTGCTTTTTCAATTGATTTAGTAAACAGAGAAGATTAAAAATGAAAAAAACAATAGCTAAAGTACTTCCAAAAATAATTGGTAACGGTTTAAATGCCGTGAGCTATGTTGCGCCAAAATATGCAAGTGCAAAAGCATTAGATATCTTTGCAACACCAAGACAAGGTCGTTTTACAGAAAAACATCATCCTTTTTTAGATACAGCCAAGCAACTAACATTACCGCACGATAACCACGACATACAGACCTATAACTGGTCAGGATCCAAAACAACCATTATGCTAGCACATGGTTGGGAAAGCAACACTTATAGGTGGAAGCAACTCATAGAGATGTTACAACAATTAGATTATAATATTGTGACTTTAGACGGACCGGCGCATGGTAAATCAAGCGGTACACAGTTTAATGCTATATTGTATTCAGAATTTATAAATGTAGTGGCTAACCACTATAAACCCGATGCAATTATTGGGCATTCCGTTGGCGGTATGGCGTCTGTCTTTTTTCAACACAAATATCAAAACGAAGCTTTACAAAAAATGATATTGCTTGGTGCTCCTTCAGAGTTTACAAACGTGTTTAAAAACTATGTCAATATGCTAGGTTTTAATAAGCGTATTGAAAATGGATTAAATGACTTAGTTTTAGAGCGTTTTAATTATAAACCCTCTCATTTTTCAGCTGCTAAATTTTCGAAAGAAATACATTTACAAGGTCTTATTATTCATGATAAAGGTGATAAGATTATTCAATATGATGAAGCAGAACTAATTTCATCAAACTTTAAAAATTCAACATTAATTACCACAGAAGGTTTTGGTCACGGATTACGCGACGATAGTGTAAACAAAGCTATTATTAACTTTATAAAAGCGTAACACATTTTGGAAGAAAAATTAACAAGACTTAATAAATACCTCAGCGAAGCTGGTTTTTGCTCACGTCGTGAAGGGGACAAATTAATTGATGCTGGACGTGTCACTATTAATGGCATTGTGCCAGAAATGGGAACAAAAGTAACTCCGAGCGATGTTGTTGCTGTGGATGGCGAGATTATTAAAACCAATACAGAAAAACCGATCTACTTAGCCTTTAACAAACCGGTAGGTATCGTTTGTACAACAGACACTAATGTAGAAAAAGATAATATCATAGATTACATTAACTACCCTAAACGTATTTTTCCAATTGGACGTTTAGATAAATTAAGTGATGGTTTGATCTTTATGACAGATGATGGAGATATTGTAAACAAGATTTTACGTGCTAGTAATAATCACGATAAAGAATATCTGGTAACCGTTGACAAGCCTATATCGCAAACCTTTATTAATAGAATGGCGAGCGGAATATATCTTGAAGATTTAGACCGTACTACTAAAAAATGTTCTGTTAAAAAAATAGATTCTCATACGTTCAGAATTATTTTAACGCAAGGTTTAAACCGACAAATTAGACGTATGTGTGAATACTTAACGTATGAAGTAACATCACTTAGACGTGTTAGAATTATGAATGTCAAATTAGATGTTCCTGTTGGAGAATACCGTGAGTTTACAGAAAAAGAGCTAAAAACATTACACTTACTTTTAGAAGACTCGACTAAAATACATGAAGCTAAAACAGCGAAAGAAAACACTACTAGAATAAGTAAAGCGAGTAAAGAGAGACAATCTCGAGAAACTACGGAGCACAAAGCAGAACCGTCTAGAGATGATTTAAAGGAAGAACAACCTATTAGAGAAAATAGAGAACGTCCAATTAGAAACCGTCGTAAAGAAGATTAAATTATGGGCAGCGTATCTCCTTTTCATTTAGCAATACCAGTTCATAATTTAGAAGCTTGTCGTCTGTTTTATAGAGATATTTTAAATTGTGAAGAAGGACGTAGCAGTGATCAATGGGTTGACTTCAATTTTTTTGGACACCAATTAGTCATTCACTTTAAAGAAAAAACGACAACAGAGACTATAGCCAATGAAGTCGATGGAAAGCACGTCCCTGTGCCACATTTTGGAGTGGTTTTAGATTGGGCTGTTTTTAACGCATTAGAAGATGATCTAAAATCTAAGGACATTACATTTATTATCGAACCCTATGTTAGATTTGAAGGTTTGGTTGGCGAACAAAAAACGATGTTTTTCAAAGACCCTTCTGGCAATGCTTTAGAGTTTAAAACGTTTAAAGATATGTCTCAAATATTTGCAAAATAACGTCAAATTAATTTATCTAAAAATAAAAAACCTCATCACTAATCAGTGATGAGGTTTTTTATTTTAGAATAGGTCTTCTACAAACCCTGTATTTACAACTTTTTAATGCTTCTTTTTAAAAATAAAAAATGGAAAGTAAATTATTAAAAATGCAGGAATTAATATTAACTGACCAATAATAACATACGTTGGCCAGTCTCCAAAATAATCTAAAACAGAACCCGCTTTAGGCTTATAATTTAAATACCCATAATTAGCATTCAGGATTTTATTAATTAACATAAGCGCAACAAAATAGACCTGCAACGCTATAAAAGACTTTACTACACTTTTTAGTGTAGGTTTCATTTCAAAAACAACAATAGCATATACTATTATAATTAGTAACCCTAAATGAACCACCCAATATCTAAAATAATCAAAGACAGGAAATCCAATTTTTATATCTGGAGTAATCACCCCTTGAGAAGTTCCTAAAATTATCCAAAAGAGTAAAATTTCAAATACTCTAAATGATTTAGTAGAAGTGAAAACAAAAATAAACAACGCCATAAAGCTACATAGAAACAGAGGTAAGTCCGTTTGCAAACTATAATCACCTTGACTAATTTTATATAAATGAAAAACAGCTATAAAGGCAGACACAAAAAATCCTAGCATTTTAAATACTTGATTTTTTAGTCGCTCTGATTTATTCTTCATAACAAAAACAAGAGCAAAGCATAGTAGTACTGCTAAACCAATAGGCAATAGGTGTTCTAAGCTTCCAAATTGTACGTGAGCTAATAATGGCATAAAAAAACCTGAAATGATTAATTTCAGGTTGTAAAATAAGTATTTATTTTTATAAATCTATGATCTTTGTATGTGACGTTCTCTAGCCAACAATGTGTTTTTTAATAACATGGCAATAGTCATTGGTCCTACTCCACCAGGAACAGGCGTTATATGACTCGCCTTTTTACTTACGTTTTCAAAATCTACATCACCAGTAATACGGTAACCACGCTCTTTAGTTTCATCTGGAACACGCGTAATACCAACATCAATAATAACAACATCATCTTTTACCATTTCTGCTTTCAAGAAATTAGGCACTCCTAATGCTGAGATAATAATATCTGCCTGACTCGTAATTTGTGTGATGTTTTTAGTGTGACTGTGTGTAAGTGTGACTGTACTGTTTCCAGGAAACCCTTTACGTCCCATTAAAATACTCATTGGTCGTCCCACAATATGAGAACGTCCAATAACGACAGTATGTTTTCCTTTAGTGTCTACGTTATATCTGTCTAACAATTCTAAAATCCCGAATGGTGTTGCAGGGATAAAAGTAGACATATCTAATGCCATTTTCCCAAAATTCATTGGATGAAAACCATCCACATCCTTATCAGGGTTTACAGCCATTAAAACCTTTTGTGTGTCAATTTGATCAGGTAATGGTAATTGAATGATAAAACCATCAATAGCATCGTTATTATTAAGCTCCTCAATTTTATCTAACAACTCAACTTCGCTAGTAGTATTAGATAATCTAACCATTGTAGATTCAAAACCAACACGTTCGCAAGCTCTTACTTTACTACCAACATATGTTAAGCTTGCACCATCATTACCAACAATAACTGCTGCTAAATGAGGGACTTTCTCACCATTAGCTTTCATCTTATCGACTTCCGCTTTTATTTCGTTTTTGATATCGTTACTAACCTTTTTTCCGTCTAGAATTGTCATTTTTTTGTGATTGTATTAAGTTTGCTGTCCTCAGTTGGCAGTCTACAAATTAATAAGTATTATAAAAACAATGTAAAAAGCAAAAACAGCCTATTAATGACTGTTTTTTACTAATTATTTATTTCATATTTTTCATGGCTTGCATCATGGCTTTTCCTTTACCACCTTGCATCATTTTCATCATCTTGCTCATCTGATTAAATTGCTTTAGTAACTGGTTAACTTCTTGTACAGACGTTCCAGATCCTTTACCAATTCGTTTTTTACGACTGGCATCGATAATCGCAGGATTAGTGCGCTCTTTTACCGTCATAGAATGGATAATAGCTTCGATACCTTTAAAAGCATCATCATCTATATCTACATCTTTCATCATTTTTCCAGCACCAGGAATCATTCCAATAAGGTCTTTCATATTCCCCATTTTTTTGATTTGCTGAATTTGTTTTAAGAAATCATCGAAACCAAACTGGTTTTTAGCAATTTTCTTTTGAAGTTTTCTAGCCTCCTCTTCATCAAACTGCTCTTGTGCACGTTCTACTAAAGACACAACATCTCCCATCCCTAAGATACGATCTGCCATACGAGATGGATAGAATATATCAATAGCTTCCATTTTTTCTCCAGTACCAATAAATTTAATTGGTTTATTTACTACAGATTTAATAGATATTGCTGCTCCACCACGTGTATCTCCATCTAGTTTAGTTAAGATTACACCATCAAAATTAAGAACATCATTAAAGGCTTTAGCTGTATTTACAGCATCTTGACCTGTCATTGAGTCTACTACAAATAATGTTTCTTGTGGTTGAATTGCTTCATGGATGTTAGAAATTTCTTTCATCATCGCTTCATCAACAGCTAAACGACCAGCTGTATCAATTATAACAACGTTATGTCCATTT
This portion of the Olleya sp. Bg11-27 genome encodes:
- a CDS encoding TIGR02206 family membrane protein, with the translated sequence MPLLAHVQFGSLEHLLPIGLAVLLCFALVFVMKNKSERLKNQVFKMLGFFVSAFIAVFHLYKISQGDYSLQTDLPLFLCSFMALFIFVFTSTKSFRVFEILLFWIILGTSQGVITPDIKIGFPVFDYFRYWVVHLGLLIIIVYAIVVFEMKPTLKSVVKSFIALQVYFVALMLINKILNANYGYLNYKPKAGSVLDYFGDWPTYVIIGQLILIPAFLIIYFPFFIFKKKH
- a CDS encoding alpha/beta fold hydrolase, which produces MKKTIAKVLPKIIGNGLNAVSYVAPKYASAKALDIFATPRQGRFTEKHHPFLDTAKQLTLPHDNHDIQTYNWSGSKTTIMLAHGWESNTYRWKQLIEMLQQLDYNIVTLDGPAHGKSSGTQFNAILYSEFINVVANHYKPDAIIGHSVGGMASVFFQHKYQNEALQKMILLGAPSEFTNVFKNYVNMLGFNKRIENGLNDLVLERFNYKPSHFSAAKFSKEIHLQGLIIHDKGDKIIQYDEAELISSNFKNSTLITTEGFGHGLRDDSVNKAIINFIKA
- a CDS encoding YCF48-related protein; this translates as MKILHLCIALFCINLSAQSTWQTLPEIQPNINNQRFDDVFFLDANTGWAANGYYASVHKTTDGGITWSEQLNQTDLGSNHYFRNIEFLDQNIGFLGTLNGLFYKTIDSGVTWTTVTNITPNPVALCGLNTIGTSTVFGCGAYFNPAFIIKSTDSGLSWQYIDMSAYAEALVEIYFVTENLGYAAGRNNNGGTLLKTEDGGTTWTEIYNSTVVGDYVWKIQVLDSNPNIIFGAVESTAETLGKFIKSTDAGSSWFTTDGPETNLQAVGFISETHGWIGGHTTGFHETTDGGVTWTNLNIGSNLNRIFVVSPNLAYASGKTIYKYTDQTLGTNTISETEKSPLQVTLLKNPVNADLKFSIAFKSDDNLLIELYDGSGRFIKQLSREQIKASDVLRQYTFDVKELASGIYYLDFHNNSGRQSITFIKN
- a CDS encoding bifunctional 5,10-methylenetetrahydrofolate dehydrogenase/5,10-methenyltetrahydrofolate cyclohydrolase, which gives rise to MTILDGKKVSNDIKNEIKAEVDKMKANGEKVPHLAAVIVGNDGASLTYVGSKVRACERVGFESTMVRLSNTTSEVELLDKIEELNNNDAIDGFIIQLPLPDQIDTQKVLMAVNPDKDVDGFHPMNFGKMALDMSTFIPATPFGILELLDRYNVDTKGKHTVVIGRSHIVGRPMSILMGRKGFPGNSTVTLTHSHTKNITQITSQADIIISALGVPNFLKAEMVKDDVVIIDVGITRVPDETKERGYRITGDVDFENVSKKASHITPVPGGVGPMTIAMLLKNTLLARERHIQRS
- a CDS encoding helicase HerA-like domain-containing protein; translated protein: MSRQDEFFKHITEGNTCKGDYITLGSAMLDGETVKDAFVNLPLKTMNRHGLIAGATGTGKTKTLQVLAENLSEKGIPVLLMDIKGDLSGIAQPSPGHEKIDERHAKIGLPFEAKGFPVEILSLSEQDGVRLRATVSEFGPVLLSRILDLTDTQSGVVSVIFKYCDDNKLPLLDLKDFKKILQYCTNEGKEEFQDEYGRISSASTGAILRKVIEIEQQGGDLFFGEKSFEVEDLLRTTRDGRGYINIIRLTDIQDRPKLFSTFMLSLLAELYETLPEQGDSGKPELIMFIDEAHLIFNEASKALLNQIESIVKLIRSKGVGLYFVTQNPTDVPEGVLSQLGLKIQHALRAFTAKDRKAIKLTAQNYPDTAYYDTAEILTSLGTGEALVSALDEKGRPTPLASTMMRAPMSRMDILSDNELQALLDDSKLVLKYNDTIDRESAYELLNKKIEKAEALQIEEDAKAEKEKAEKKTKTTTTRRQSTAQNPIIKVLTSATFIRSVFGILKRVLK
- a CDS encoding VOC family protein, with product MGSVSPFHLAIPVHNLEACRLFYRDILNCEEGRSSDQWVDFNFFGHQLVIHFKEKTTTETIANEVDGKHVPVPHFGVVLDWAVFNALEDDLKSKDITFIIEPYVRFEGLVGEQKTMFFKDPSGNALEFKTFKDMSQIFAK
- the ffh gene encoding signal recognition particle protein, translated to MFNNLSEKLDKALHVLKGHGSITEVNVAETLKEVRRALLDADVNFKIAKEFTNRVKEKALGQNVLTTLQPGQLMVKIVKDELTQLMGGDAEGLNLSGAPTVILMSGLQGSGKTTFSGKLANFLKNKKTKKPLLVACDVYRPAAVDQLHVVGDQIKVDVYSDKGNTDPVAIAKAGIAHAKQNGHNVVIIDTAGRLAVDEAMMKEISNIHEAIQPQETLFVVDSMTGQDAVNTAKAFNDVLNFDGVILTKLDGDTRGGAAISIKSVVNKPIKFIGTGEKMEAIDIFYPSRMADRILGMGDVVSLVERAQEQFDEEEARKLQKKIAKNQFGFDDFLKQIQQIKKMGNMKDLIGMIPGAGKMMKDVDIDDDAFKGIEAIIHSMTVKERTNPAIIDASRKKRIGKGSGTSVQEVNQLLKQFNQMSKMMKMMQGGKGKAMMQAMKNMK
- the rluF gene encoding 23S rRNA pseudouridine(2604) synthase RluF: MEEKLTRLNKYLSEAGFCSRREGDKLIDAGRVTINGIVPEMGTKVTPSDVVAVDGEIIKTNTEKPIYLAFNKPVGIVCTTDTNVEKDNIIDYINYPKRIFPIGRLDKLSDGLIFMTDDGDIVNKILRASNNHDKEYLVTVDKPISQTFINRMASGIYLEDLDRTTKKCSVKKIDSHTFRIILTQGLNRQIRRMCEYLTYEVTSLRRVRIMNVKLDVPVGEYREFTEKELKTLHLLLEDSTKIHEAKTAKENTTRISKASKERQSRETTEHKAEPSRDDLKEEQPIRENRERPIRNRRKED
- a CDS encoding cupin domain-containing protein, producing MESKKKYTIQNSPFVVPTTDGKLIEEHVGLATDGNKELSIAHMVAPAGWSEPFQTPEFDEYTYIIKGKKQFIIEGEEIILEASQSIKIEKNTRVQYSNPFTIACEYIAICTPAFSIDLVNRED
- a CDS encoding 7-carboxy-7-deazaguanine synthase QueE, with translation MKQEIQDLVNKGLMLPLMEEFYTIQGEGFHKGTAAYFIRIGGCDVGCHWCDVKESWNANLHPPTSTDVIVANAKKYSDTVVVTGGEPLTWDMTALTDKLKAEGCKIHIETSGAYELTGQWDWICLSPKKMKLPTQGVYDKAHELKCIIYNKDDFKFAEEQAAKVNGDCILYLQPEWSKRDTMIPMIVDYVMANPKWKVSLQTHKYLNIP